From the genome of Populus alba chromosome 10, ASM523922v2, whole genome shotgun sequence, one region includes:
- the LOC118060126 gene encoding nuclear pore complex protein NUP1 isoform X2 translates to MNLQYLHAFALMVHIYLQYDLPSANLIHMFVLFEKFSLKDLFETHRATINGSSGPSDGSDMDGVTELEVILKQKTFTRSEIDRLTALLQSKTVDFPTGNEEKKSEAIASEAMVSQGKELLTTPVNNGFDGRFNSTPIVSSSVLEEDVGSPTELAKSYMRSRPLKVSPSMLESHSQALRENPTVLTNHKFTPKSPMISVVPRSSGHAEFPENGFVTPRSRGRFAIYSMTRTPYSRVHATTGLQGTRMASDAFAGPSSSSQNAWENNGFSGSKQGASKRRSSVLDSDMGSVGPIRRIRQKSNLLPMSGTLSICGNGMVSNAAQRLTSTEKPVLVGEPLKDNGNSNVHGTAFTPVPSKSSEMASKILQQLDVLVSSREKSPARLSPSMLRGQALRSLEDVDSSKLLEFVNDNKKLDAKPNTLLPDARESVFKMKDKIEENGPSKSILPYDKSASAVNGMGATSSMKNDVARVKTTAFPVTSTIVRSPQQKKRAFQMSAHEDFLELDDDDDYLNWTASGMLAEGREKIVAELVERKTIGAEAIVVEKSPALSEVNSPSTSTLNQKNAGIDGSVIAEKSISSTSLATPLPAMTDKQAIVNQKLASISDEGAQPNYSNASLQIFSTREKVALPKEPNGTSQTFHISNKTGDKVAPFAFSSPVLGDPSVPKLGLSSDAKPEGFSFMPVATGATELVTRDPGLDKTEDKSSLKDECSFRAPENVPSTSTSSTGSLFSFGITSNSSSLNNGSLASTPSSYSSPSPPLLSSNFTGQNSSSVFANSVASSGINATTTTFTMANFDGNSNFSISASAPSSTPIFKFGSVPSTSASTVPSTTDETTEAKTKEPGFSNPTSALLGGASCAITSTAGSGFGGACSGITNTGNNIFGKTPAATSKGNSFFGGTFPGVTSSGSSVLNATSSAFTSTGSGSFSLNAGSSTSAATNQSQGFNPFSASSAQVSAAGTGMGTATQTMPMQFGSPASTPFALTGSTAFSSGSPTFGSSSSSKLFSSGASFGLTSSTTLSESISVSSIASPASAVFGSNWQAPKSMGFSTSSSSSAPFAFGATANAVTSSSASVGFAPSVSSGPAFPFSSPASSTPSQPVFGNPNPGSRSGSSPSGNNDQMSMEDSMAEDTVQATTPSVPAFFQQPAAASGPLFGFSTPPGGNQFTLTGSSGANPFQFESQPNLTAPQNPAFQASSSREFNAGGSFSFGAGGAGGGDKSGRKFVRVKKTQRKR, encoded by the exons ATGAATTTGCAATATCTACATGCGTTTGCACTCATGGTTCATATATATTTACAATATGATTTACCCAGTGCAAATTTGATTCATATGTTTGTGCTGTTTGAAAAATTCTCCTTGAAGGATCTTTTTGAAACACATAGAGCAACCATCAATGGATCCAGTGGTCCAAGTGATGGTTCTGATATGGACGGGGTTACTGAACTTGAAGTAATTCTAAAGCAGAAGACTTTTACCAG GTCTGAAATTGATCGATTGACTGCCCTGCTGCAATCTAAAACTGTTGATTTTCCTACTGGAAATGAAGAGAAGAAATCTGAAGCGATTGCTTCAGAAGCTATGGTCTCTCAAGGCAAAGAGTTATTGACTACCCCTGTTAATAATGGGTTTGATGGCCGCTTTAATTCAACACCTATTGTCAGCTCAAGT GTCCTAGAGGAGGATGTTGGTTCCCCTACAGAGCTTGCAAAATCTTACATGCGAAGTAGGCCTTTAAAAGTATCACCATCAATGTTAGAATCACACAGTCAGGCATTAAGGGAAAATCCAACAGTTCTGACCAACCATAAATTTACTCCGAAATCACCAATGATTTCAGTTGTGCCACGTTCTTCTGGCCATGCTGAGTTTCCTGAGAATGGTTTTGTGACACCAAGATCCCGAGGTAGATTTGCTATTTACAGTATGACTCGAACACCATATTCCAGAGTTCATGCAACTACTGGCCTCCAG GGTACAAGAATGGCAAGTGATGCTTTTGCTGGACCATCATCTTCGTCTCAGAACGCATGGGAGAACAATGGATTTTCTGGATCTAAACAAGGG gCTTCAAAAAGGAGGAGCTCTGTCCTGGATAGTGATATGGGATCCGTCGGTCCAATACGTAGAATTCGTCAGAAATCTAACCTTCTGCCTATGTCTGGTACTCTTTCTATTTGTGGAAATGGTATGGTTTCTAATGCTGCTCAAAGGCTAACCTCAACAGAGAAGCCAGTTTTAGTGGGCGAACCATTGAAGGATAATGGGAATAGCAATGTCCATGGTACCGCTTTTACCCCTGTTCCCTCCAAGTCCAGTGAGATGGCATCAAAGATATTGCAGCAGCTTGATGTGTTGGTCTCATCGAGGGAGAAGTCTCCTGCCAGGTTGTCACCATCCATGCTACGGGGACAAGCTCTTAGAAGCCTGGAGGATGTTGATTCTTCAAAGTTGCTAGAATTTGTTAATGATAACAAGAAGTTGGATGCTAAGCCCAACACCTTGCTACCTGATGCACGAGAGTCCGTGTTTAAAATGAAAGACAAAATCGAAGAAAATGGTCCAAGCAAATCCATTCTTCCTTATGACAAGTCAGCCTCCGCAGTAAATGGTATGGGTGCCACAAGTTCAATGAAGAATGATGTGGCCAGAGTCAAAACAACAGCTTTTCCTGTGACAAGCACCATTGTACGGTCCCCTCAACAGAAGAAAAGGGCTTTCCAGATGAGCGCACATGAG GATTTTCTGGAgcttgatgatgatgacgacTACTTGAATTGGACTGCATCTGGTATGTTGGCTGAAGGGCGAGAAAAGATTGTTGCTGAATTGGTTGAAAGAAAAACCATTGGTGCTGAAGCTATTGTAGTGGAGAAGTCTCCAGCTCTTTCTGAAGTCAACTCTCCATCAACTTCTACACTCAACCAAAAAAATGCAGGGATTGATGGGTCTGTGATTGCTGAAAAGAGCATCAGCTCTACATCTCTAGCGACACCGTTGCCTGCCATGACTGATAAGCAGGCTATAGTAAACCAGAAGTTAGCTTCAATATCTGATGAAGGTGCCCAACCAAACTACTCGAATGCTTCCCTGCAAATATTTAGCACCAGGGAGAAGGTTGCTTTGCCAAAGGAACCGAATGGCACCTCCCAAACATTCCATATCAGCAATAAAACTGGTGATAAAGTTGCACCATTTGCATTTTCTTCCCCGGTCCTGGGTGACCCATCTGTCCCAAAGCTGGGTCTATCATCAGATGCCAAACCAGAGGGTTTCAG CTTTATGCCTGTTGCTACTGGTGCTACTGAGTTGGTGACCAGAGACCCTGGACTAGATAAAACTGAAGATAAGAGCAGTTTGAAGGATGAGTGTTCCTTCAGGGCACCTGAAAATGTGCCTTCTACTTCAACTTCATCGACTGGAAGCCTGTTCTCATTTGGCATCACCTCCAATAGTTCAAGTCTAAATAATGGATCTCTTGCTTCTACCCCATCTTCATATTCCTCTCCTAGTCCACCTCTACTGTCAAGTAACTTTACTGGTCAAAATTCATCCAGTGTCTTTGCCAACAGTGTTGCTAGCAGCGGTATTAATGCCACTACCACCACATTTACAATGGCAAACTTTGACGGGAATAGCAACTTCTCTATTTCAGCATCAGCACCTTCCTCCACACCTATTTTCAAATTTGGGTCTGTCCCATCAACTTCAGCCTCAACAGTGCCATCTACTACTGATGAAACAACAGAAGCCAAAACAAAAGAACCAGGCTTTAGCAACCCAACTAGTGCTCTACTTGGTGGTGCATCCTGTGCAATTACAAGCACTGCTGGCAGTGGTTTTGGTGGTGCATGTTCTGGAATTACAAACACAGGCAATAATATTTTTGGCAAGACCCCTGCAGCAACCAGCAAAGGAAATAGTTTTTTTGGTGGTACATTCCCTGGAGTTACGAGCTCAGGAAGCAGCGTTTTGAATGCTACATCTTCTGCATTTACAAGCACAGGAAGTGGTTCTTTTAGCTTGAATGCTGGGAGCTCAACTTCAGCTGCTACTAATCAATCTCAGGGTTTTAATCCTTTTAGTGCTAGCAGTGCTCAGGTTTCTGCTGCTGGAACTGGTATGGGAACTGCGACACAGACCATGCCGATGCAATTTGGTTCACCTGCATCAACTCCTTTTGCTTTGACTGGGAGTACAGCCTTTTCGTCTGGCAGTCCCACATTTggctcttcttcttcatctaaACTGTTCAGTTCTGGTGCTTCTTTTGGACTTACCTCTTCTACTACCTTGTCAGAGTCCATCTCTGTTAGCTCCATAGCCAGCCCTGCATCCGCTGTCTTTGGTTCCAACTGGCAGGCCCCAAAATCTATGGGATTTTCAACCTCCTCTTCTTCCTCGGCACCGTTTGCCTTTGGAGCAACTGCTAATGCTGTTACAAGCAGCAGTGCATCCGTGGGGTTTGCCCCCAGTGTCTCATCTGGTCCTGCTTTCCCCTTCAGTTCACCTGCATCCAGTACTCCATCACAGCCTGTGTTTGGCAACCCAAATCCTGGCTCCAGGTCTGGTTCATCTCCATCTGGTAATAATGACCAAATGAGCATGGAGGACAGCATGGCAGAGGACACAGTTCAGGCAACCACCCCTTCAGTTCCTGCATTTTTCCAACAACCTGCTGCCGCCTCTGGCCCCTTATTTGGTTTTTCTACTCCGCCAGGAGGGAATCAGTTTACTTTGACAGGTTCATCAGGTGCAAATCCCTTTCAATTTGAAAGCCAACCAAATCTGACTGCTCCACAGAACCCAGCTTTTCAGGCTTCTAGTAGTCGGGAGTTTAATGCTGGAGGAAGCTTCTCATTTGGTGCAGGTGGTGCAGGTGGCGGTGACAAGTCTGGTAGAAAATTTGTCAgagtaaaaaaaacacagcgCAAGCGGTGA
- the LOC118060126 gene encoding nuclear pore complex protein NUP1 isoform X1 yields the protein MAAVTRERNERPYEDGGGYGKFPKRPFRRSTQTTPYDRPATAIRNPSGSGNGWLSKLVDPAQRLIASGAQRLFASVFRKRLPAPPVVAPPSQPPETERGTEENRRVMDKQKGTFSTDLFETHRATINGSSGPSDGSDMDGVTELEVILKQKTFTRSEIDRLTALLQSKTVDFPTGNEEKKSEAIASEAMVSQGKELLTTPVNNGFDGRFNSTPIVSSSVLEEDVGSPTELAKSYMRSRPLKVSPSMLESHSQALRENPTVLTNHKFTPKSPMISVVPRSSGHAEFPENGFVTPRSRGRFAIYSMTRTPYSRVHATTGLQGTRMASDAFAGPSSSSQNAWENNGFSGSKQGASKRRSSVLDSDMGSVGPIRRIRQKSNLLPMSGTLSICGNGMVSNAAQRLTSTEKPVLVGEPLKDNGNSNVHGTAFTPVPSKSSEMASKILQQLDVLVSSREKSPARLSPSMLRGQALRSLEDVDSSKLLEFVNDNKKLDAKPNTLLPDARESVFKMKDKIEENGPSKSILPYDKSASAVNGMGATSSMKNDVARVKTTAFPVTSTIVRSPQQKKRAFQMSAHEDFLELDDDDDYLNWTASGMLAEGREKIVAELVERKTIGAEAIVVEKSPALSEVNSPSTSTLNQKNAGIDGSVIAEKSISSTSLATPLPAMTDKQAIVNQKLASISDEGAQPNYSNASLQIFSTREKVALPKEPNGTSQTFHISNKTGDKVAPFAFSSPVLGDPSVPKLGLSSDAKPEGFSFMPVATGATELVTRDPGLDKTEDKSSLKDECSFRAPENVPSTSTSSTGSLFSFGITSNSSSLNNGSLASTPSSYSSPSPPLLSSNFTGQNSSSVFANSVASSGINATTTTFTMANFDGNSNFSISASAPSSTPIFKFGSVPSTSASTVPSTTDETTEAKTKEPGFSNPTSALLGGASCAITSTAGSGFGGACSGITNTGNNIFGKTPAATSKGNSFFGGTFPGVTSSGSSVLNATSSAFTSTGSGSFSLNAGSSTSAATNQSQGFNPFSASSAQVSAAGTGMGTATQTMPMQFGSPASTPFALTGSTAFSSGSPTFGSSSSSKLFSSGASFGLTSSTTLSESISVSSIASPASAVFGSNWQAPKSMGFSTSSSSSAPFAFGATANAVTSSSASVGFAPSVSSGPAFPFSSPASSTPSQPVFGNPNPGSRSGSSPSGNNDQMSMEDSMAEDTVQATTPSVPAFFQQPAAASGPLFGFSTPPGGNQFTLTGSSGANPFQFESQPNLTAPQNPAFQASSSREFNAGGSFSFGAGGAGGGDKSGRKFVRVKKTQRKR from the exons ATGGCGGCGGTGACTCGGGAAAGAAATGAGAGGCCGTATGAAGACGGAGGAGGTTATGGGAAGTTTCCAAAAAGGCCGTTTCGAAGGAGTACGCAAACGACGCCGTATGATCGTCCTGCGACGGCAATTCGAAACCCTAGTGGGAGTGGTAATGGTTGGTTGTCGAAATTAGTGGATCCGGCTCAGAGACTCATTGCTTCTGGTGCCCAAAGGCTTTTCGCTTCTGTCTTTCGTAAACGACTGCCTGCGCCTCCGGTGGTGGCTCCTCCGTCTCAGCCGCCGGAGACGGAGCGGGGGACAG aGGAAAACCGGAGAGTAATGGATAAGCAAAAAGGAACCTTTTCCACA GATCTTTTTGAAACACATAGAGCAACCATCAATGGATCCAGTGGTCCAAGTGATGGTTCTGATATGGACGGGGTTACTGAACTTGAAGTAATTCTAAAGCAGAAGACTTTTACCAG GTCTGAAATTGATCGATTGACTGCCCTGCTGCAATCTAAAACTGTTGATTTTCCTACTGGAAATGAAGAGAAGAAATCTGAAGCGATTGCTTCAGAAGCTATGGTCTCTCAAGGCAAAGAGTTATTGACTACCCCTGTTAATAATGGGTTTGATGGCCGCTTTAATTCAACACCTATTGTCAGCTCAAGT GTCCTAGAGGAGGATGTTGGTTCCCCTACAGAGCTTGCAAAATCTTACATGCGAAGTAGGCCTTTAAAAGTATCACCATCAATGTTAGAATCACACAGTCAGGCATTAAGGGAAAATCCAACAGTTCTGACCAACCATAAATTTACTCCGAAATCACCAATGATTTCAGTTGTGCCACGTTCTTCTGGCCATGCTGAGTTTCCTGAGAATGGTTTTGTGACACCAAGATCCCGAGGTAGATTTGCTATTTACAGTATGACTCGAACACCATATTCCAGAGTTCATGCAACTACTGGCCTCCAG GGTACAAGAATGGCAAGTGATGCTTTTGCTGGACCATCATCTTCGTCTCAGAACGCATGGGAGAACAATGGATTTTCTGGATCTAAACAAGGG gCTTCAAAAAGGAGGAGCTCTGTCCTGGATAGTGATATGGGATCCGTCGGTCCAATACGTAGAATTCGTCAGAAATCTAACCTTCTGCCTATGTCTGGTACTCTTTCTATTTGTGGAAATGGTATGGTTTCTAATGCTGCTCAAAGGCTAACCTCAACAGAGAAGCCAGTTTTAGTGGGCGAACCATTGAAGGATAATGGGAATAGCAATGTCCATGGTACCGCTTTTACCCCTGTTCCCTCCAAGTCCAGTGAGATGGCATCAAAGATATTGCAGCAGCTTGATGTGTTGGTCTCATCGAGGGAGAAGTCTCCTGCCAGGTTGTCACCATCCATGCTACGGGGACAAGCTCTTAGAAGCCTGGAGGATGTTGATTCTTCAAAGTTGCTAGAATTTGTTAATGATAACAAGAAGTTGGATGCTAAGCCCAACACCTTGCTACCTGATGCACGAGAGTCCGTGTTTAAAATGAAAGACAAAATCGAAGAAAATGGTCCAAGCAAATCCATTCTTCCTTATGACAAGTCAGCCTCCGCAGTAAATGGTATGGGTGCCACAAGTTCAATGAAGAATGATGTGGCCAGAGTCAAAACAACAGCTTTTCCTGTGACAAGCACCATTGTACGGTCCCCTCAACAGAAGAAAAGGGCTTTCCAGATGAGCGCACATGAG GATTTTCTGGAgcttgatgatgatgacgacTACTTGAATTGGACTGCATCTGGTATGTTGGCTGAAGGGCGAGAAAAGATTGTTGCTGAATTGGTTGAAAGAAAAACCATTGGTGCTGAAGCTATTGTAGTGGAGAAGTCTCCAGCTCTTTCTGAAGTCAACTCTCCATCAACTTCTACACTCAACCAAAAAAATGCAGGGATTGATGGGTCTGTGATTGCTGAAAAGAGCATCAGCTCTACATCTCTAGCGACACCGTTGCCTGCCATGACTGATAAGCAGGCTATAGTAAACCAGAAGTTAGCTTCAATATCTGATGAAGGTGCCCAACCAAACTACTCGAATGCTTCCCTGCAAATATTTAGCACCAGGGAGAAGGTTGCTTTGCCAAAGGAACCGAATGGCACCTCCCAAACATTCCATATCAGCAATAAAACTGGTGATAAAGTTGCACCATTTGCATTTTCTTCCCCGGTCCTGGGTGACCCATCTGTCCCAAAGCTGGGTCTATCATCAGATGCCAAACCAGAGGGTTTCAG CTTTATGCCTGTTGCTACTGGTGCTACTGAGTTGGTGACCAGAGACCCTGGACTAGATAAAACTGAAGATAAGAGCAGTTTGAAGGATGAGTGTTCCTTCAGGGCACCTGAAAATGTGCCTTCTACTTCAACTTCATCGACTGGAAGCCTGTTCTCATTTGGCATCACCTCCAATAGTTCAAGTCTAAATAATGGATCTCTTGCTTCTACCCCATCTTCATATTCCTCTCCTAGTCCACCTCTACTGTCAAGTAACTTTACTGGTCAAAATTCATCCAGTGTCTTTGCCAACAGTGTTGCTAGCAGCGGTATTAATGCCACTACCACCACATTTACAATGGCAAACTTTGACGGGAATAGCAACTTCTCTATTTCAGCATCAGCACCTTCCTCCACACCTATTTTCAAATTTGGGTCTGTCCCATCAACTTCAGCCTCAACAGTGCCATCTACTACTGATGAAACAACAGAAGCCAAAACAAAAGAACCAGGCTTTAGCAACCCAACTAGTGCTCTACTTGGTGGTGCATCCTGTGCAATTACAAGCACTGCTGGCAGTGGTTTTGGTGGTGCATGTTCTGGAATTACAAACACAGGCAATAATATTTTTGGCAAGACCCCTGCAGCAACCAGCAAAGGAAATAGTTTTTTTGGTGGTACATTCCCTGGAGTTACGAGCTCAGGAAGCAGCGTTTTGAATGCTACATCTTCTGCATTTACAAGCACAGGAAGTGGTTCTTTTAGCTTGAATGCTGGGAGCTCAACTTCAGCTGCTACTAATCAATCTCAGGGTTTTAATCCTTTTAGTGCTAGCAGTGCTCAGGTTTCTGCTGCTGGAACTGGTATGGGAACTGCGACACAGACCATGCCGATGCAATTTGGTTCACCTGCATCAACTCCTTTTGCTTTGACTGGGAGTACAGCCTTTTCGTCTGGCAGTCCCACATTTggctcttcttcttcatctaaACTGTTCAGTTCTGGTGCTTCTTTTGGACTTACCTCTTCTACTACCTTGTCAGAGTCCATCTCTGTTAGCTCCATAGCCAGCCCTGCATCCGCTGTCTTTGGTTCCAACTGGCAGGCCCCAAAATCTATGGGATTTTCAACCTCCTCTTCTTCCTCGGCACCGTTTGCCTTTGGAGCAACTGCTAATGCTGTTACAAGCAGCAGTGCATCCGTGGGGTTTGCCCCCAGTGTCTCATCTGGTCCTGCTTTCCCCTTCAGTTCACCTGCATCCAGTACTCCATCACAGCCTGTGTTTGGCAACCCAAATCCTGGCTCCAGGTCTGGTTCATCTCCATCTGGTAATAATGACCAAATGAGCATGGAGGACAGCATGGCAGAGGACACAGTTCAGGCAACCACCCCTTCAGTTCCTGCATTTTTCCAACAACCTGCTGCCGCCTCTGGCCCCTTATTTGGTTTTTCTACTCCGCCAGGAGGGAATCAGTTTACTTTGACAGGTTCATCAGGTGCAAATCCCTTTCAATTTGAAAGCCAACCAAATCTGACTGCTCCACAGAACCCAGCTTTTCAGGCTTCTAGTAGTCGGGAGTTTAATGCTGGAGGAAGCTTCTCATTTGGTGCAGGTGGTGCAGGTGGCGGTGACAAGTCTGGTAGAAAATTTGTCAgagtaaaaaaaacacagcgCAAGCGGTGA